Within the bacterium genome, the region ATTGGGTTATTCCTTACATACTCATACAAATTCAAACCACCTTCCTCACCTATTAAATCTCTACTTACAAACCTACCTACCTCACTTTCATACCACCTCTGACCTAATAAATACAAACCTATATCTCCTTCCTTATAATAACCCTCTCTTCCTACATACTCATACGGCTGACTGATTGAACCTGAACTACTTAATAAATTACCAAAGGCATCATAAACATACTCTTGAATAATTGCTCCTGTCTCATCTGTCATAAATCTTACACTTCCAAGCCGGTCATAATCTTTCTTAATCATCCTGGCATTTTCTCAAGTACTTTGTTTATTAATTCTCTTGTCTTTTCTCCTTCTGATTTTATTAGTGTGCCTAAAAGTCTCAATGTATCATCCATCTTCTCCATTTTCGCATCCATCCTCTCAAGCATTTCTCTGTGGGCTATATCCATTCTCTCCATTCTTTCATCCATCCTCTCTATCATCTTTTGTGTCTCACTTATTAAACTTTTTGCTCTCTCATCTTCTGTCCTTACTAATTTATTCGTATTATAACTTAAAACAAAAGCCATAACTACACTCAAAAACCCAAGAAAAAAACTCAAAAACATTAATGCCTTTTCCATTTTCTTCCCCTTTTCTTTTATTATACTCCTCTTTTATTCTTTTTGACAATTGCTCTATTATTTTTTATTTCACTACCTAAATAAGTCATTAAAATTTTATATCACATTGAGTTCTGTTGTAAATCGGTTTCAGGGGTTATTTTATTAGATAGATATTTTTTAATTGCTTCAAGATGTTCTGAATATGTTTTTGAAAAATAATTTGTTCCATCTCCTTTTGAAAGAAAAAACATATAATCTGTATTTATTGGATTTAAAGCAGCAATCAAAGAATCCTTTCCAGGATTACATATAGGAGTAGGTGGAAGCCCTTTATAAATATAGGTGTTATAAGGTGATTTTATTTTAAGGTCTGATTTTGTTAACCTCTTTTTTTTATATCCGAGAGCATATTCAACAGTTGAACAACTTTCAATCGGTATATTTTTTTTGAGTCGTTTATATATAATTCCCGCAATTATTTTTCTTTCTGAACTTAAACCTGCTTCTTTCTCAACTATTGAAGCGACAGTCACAATTTCTTTTACTTTTTTCCAGTTTTTTTCATGTATTTCTTCATCATAAATCTGCTCAAAAACATTTTTAAAATTTTTCCACATTTTTATACATATACTTTCAATTGAAATATTATAAGGAAAATAATAAGTATCGGGGAAAAGAAAACCCTCAAAATTATTATTTTTAGCATACTCTATAAATTCATTTTTATCTTTTATAAGATGTGATTTTTCAAGTATTTCTCCGATATCATAAATATTTGAACCTTCAGGAACTGTAATCTTAACAAGTGCAATTTCTCCCTTTACAAGTTTTTCAATAACCCTTTTTAAGGGTGTTCTTCCTGAAAACTCATATATTCCAGATTTTAATTTTTTCTGAACATTATATTTATTTGTCCAGTATAAAAACCATTTAGTACTTTTAATAATTCCTTCCTCTTTCAAAATTTTAGCAACTTCATAAGCATTTTTATTTTCCGGTATTTCAACAAGTTTTGTTACTGGAACTAAAGGAGGTAGTGTTATAATTTTTATTAAAAAAAATCCAGTTATTATAATAATGAATATTAAAAGAAGGGTTCTATTTTTTTTATCCATTTTTCATCAGAATTTCCCTCAATAATTCAAATCCTTTATAAACCGCTCGTTCTCTTATAGTTTGTCTGTCTCCTGAAAAAATAAAGTTTCTTGCAAAAACACTTTTTTTATATGCAACACCAATCCATACAAGCCCAACTGGTTTTTCTAAAGTCCCTCCGGTTGGTCCAGCAATCCCAGTAAAACTTAAAGAAATATCTGCTTTTCCATATTTTTTAGCATTTTTTGCCATATATATTGCGACCTGTTCACTTACTGCTCCATATTTCCTTAAAATTGTTTTTGGTACTTTTAAAATTTTTTTCTTTAAAATGTTACTGTAAGTTATAAATCCACCCATAAAATATTCAGAACTACCGGGTATATCTGTAATCAATTTGCATGCAAGACCGCCTGAACATGATTCTGCAATAGCAAGTTTTAATTTTTTTTCTTTTAATAAATTTCCGATTAACTCTGGAATAGAAGGAAGATTAACTCCAAGAAAATTAACACCAAACCTTTCTTTTATAATATTTTCAACTTTTTCAAATTTTTTTCCCTCTTTTTTTGATAATATTAAAACAAGTTCTATTAAATTTGGACGAGCCAGAATTGTTAAATTTTCTTTCATTTCATTTATTAAATCACTTAATTTTGTTTCAACTTCTGATTCTGGAACTCCAATAATAGAATAAATTTTTGAAACTACTTCTTCTTTCTTAAATTTTTCTTCAATTAATTTAACAGTTTTTTCAAGCATTGGTTTAAGTTCATTTGGAGGTCCCGGTAATATCAAAATCAACTTATTATTTTTTTCAATTAACATTCCAGGTGCAGTTCCATTTTCGTTTTCAATTATTTGACTACCTTCAATTATATATGCCTGT harbors:
- a CDS encoding RHS repeat-associated core domain-containing protein, with product MIKKDYDRLGSVRFMTDETGAIIQEYVYDAFGNLLSSSGSISQPYEYVGREGYYKEGDIGLYLLGQRWYESEVGRFVSRDLIGEEGGLNLYEYVRNNPIIYYDSEGTQPSFSYDCPPPSPCVHWFGPTFEQIFNYFYCHSCRARCYYEYCRNNFVGKMRDDCEESCDNALPLCIAGGNFEYHLR
- the mltG gene encoding endolytic transglycosylase MltG; translated protein: MDKKNRTLLLIFIIIITGFFLIKIITLPPLVPVTKLVEIPENKNAYEVAKILKEEGIIKSTKWFLYWTNKYNVQKKLKSGIYEFSGRTPLKRVIEKLVKGEIALVKITVPEGSNIYDIGEILEKSHLIKDKNEFIEYAKNNNFEGFLFPDTYYFPYNISIESICIKMWKNFKNVFEQIYDEEIHEKNWKKVKEIVTVASIVEKEAGLSSERKIIAGIIYKRLKKNIPIESCSTVEYALGYKKKRLTKSDLKIKSPYNTYIYKGLPPTPICNPGKDSLIAALNPINTDYMFFLSKGDGTNYFSKTYSEHLEAIKKYLSNKITPETDLQQNSM
- a CDS encoding competence/damage-inducible protein A, with protein sequence MRVEVINIGSELLFDRVNTNINLISRILLQSGFKISRCTVVGDNKEEIKKTFLNSFEESDLIIITGGLGPTFDDLTREAIAEALNRKLIFDEKIWKNIEEKFKRRNITPPEINKRQAYIIEGSQIIENENGTAPGMLIEKNNKLILILPGPPNELKPMLEKTVKLIEEKFKKEEVVSKIYSIIGVPESEVETKLSDLINEMKENLTILARPNLIELVLILSKKEGKKFEKVENIIKERFGVNFLGVNLPSIPELIGNLLKEKKLKLAIAESCSGGLACKLITDIPGSSEYFMGGFITYSNILKKKILKVPKTILRKYGAVSEQVAIYMAKNAKKYGKADISLSFTGIAGPTGGTLEKPVGLVWIGVAYKKSVFARNFIFSGDRQTIRERAVYKGFELLREILMKNG